TGCGCCGTGCGTTTTTTTGTGACCGTATATCCGATAAATTTAGAAGAGCGCCGCAAAAGGTGCCGTCAAAAAAGCGAAATTTAACGCGAAATTTTATATAATCTTGCGATTTAATGTGAGGAGATAGGATGAATAAAAAGGCGTATTTCGGGAGTTTCGGCGGGCAGTTCGTGCCTGAGACGGCGATGTTTGCGCTCGAGGAGCTAGAGGATGCGTACAACACCATAGCGCAGACGAAGGAATTCAAAGATGAGCTGGGCTACTTGTTGCGCGAATATGCGGGGCGTCCGACGCCGCTATATCACGCCGTGCGCCTTAGCGAGCACTACGGGCATGAAATTTATCTAAAGCGCGAGGATCTTAATCATACGGGCGCTCATAAGATCAATAACGCCCTTGCGCAGGCGCTACTAGCTAAAAAGATGGGCAAAAAAAAGATCATCGCAGAAACCGGCGCTGGTCAGCACGGCGTGGCGACGGCGACGGCAGCGGCGCTATTTGGGCTTGAGTGCGACGTGTATATGGGCGAGACCGACGCCGCGCGCCAGCAGCTCAACGCCTTTAGGATGCAGCTTTTGGGTGCAAATTTAATCAAAATCGGCACCGGTTTAAAAACGCTCAAAGAGGCGACCACTGCGGCGATTCAGGCGTGGGTGAATGAGATCGAGAGCGTATTTTACGTCATCGGCTCGGCGGTCGGGCCGCATCCGTATCCTAAGATGGTTAGGGATTTTCAAAGCGTTATCGGCGCCGAGACCAAATCGCAGCTCGCAAGCAAGGGGATCAAGGCTGATTACGTCC
This window of the uncultured Campylobacter sp. genome carries:
- the trpB gene encoding tryptophan synthase subunit beta, whose translation is MNKKAYFGSFGGQFVPETAMFALEELEDAYNTIAQTKEFKDELGYLLREYAGRPTPLYHAVRLSEHYGHEIYLKREDLNHTGAHKINNALAQALLAKKMGKKKIIAETGAGQHGVATATAAALFGLECDVYMGETDAARQQLNAFRMQLLGANLIKIGTGLKTLKEATTAAIQAWVNEIESVFYVIGSAVGPHPYPKMVRDFQSVIGAETKSQLASKGIKADYVLACVGGGSNAIGIFSAFVDDPNVQLIGVEAGGLGAQTPYHAATITNGRAGIIHGMKTIVLQDKFGMIEPVHSISAGLDYPGVGPEHAHLHEISRAKYEAVTDDECITALKLLCRLEGIIPAIESAHALAYLEKLCPQLKDRKTIVVNVSGRGDKDMDTVMNYKKGTIYG